A single window of Candidatus Flexicrinis affinis DNA harbors:
- the nuoB gene encoding NADH-quinone oxidoreductase subunit NuoB produces the protein MSSKELDLRQVHDTEFPLPAEMQGNVAVTSLSRIYNWSRRSSMWPMLFGLACCAIEMIGTAASRFDFSRFGMEVMRATPRQSDLMIVSGTVTKKMIVPIVRLYNQMPEPKYIMAMGACASGGGPFKEGYNVVSGIDKYLPVDVYVPGCPPTPQALLHGLIALQKKIDGQSLANLDDVPWYGVGPSEPAPIPILGPDIIDPRQMDLIRRQAELAARGEPTYVRELPPVVKKAKAIPSKAVKAAATATASDGDEDPRKEEILKRRLAALARKRARDAAKAN, from the coding sequence ATGAGCAGTAAGGAACTCGACCTCAGGCAGGTTCACGATACGGAGTTCCCCCTGCCGGCAGAGATGCAGGGCAACGTAGCCGTCACGAGCTTGAGCCGAATCTATAACTGGAGCCGGCGTTCCTCGATGTGGCCGATGCTGTTTGGCCTGGCGTGCTGCGCGATCGAAATGATCGGTACGGCGGCGTCCCGGTTCGACTTCAGCCGCTTCGGCATGGAAGTGATGCGCGCGACGCCCCGGCAGTCCGACCTGATGATCGTCAGCGGCACGGTGACCAAGAAAATGATCGTGCCGATCGTGCGCCTGTACAACCAGATGCCCGAGCCGAAGTACATCATGGCTATGGGCGCGTGCGCTTCCGGCGGCGGCCCGTTCAAAGAGGGCTATAACGTCGTCAGCGGCATCGACAAGTATTTACCGGTCGACGTGTACGTACCGGGCTGCCCTCCGACACCACAAGCGCTGCTGCACGGCCTGATTGCGCTGCAGAAGAAGATCGACGGCCAGTCGCTGGCCAACCTGGACGACGTGCCGTGGTATGGCGTCGGCCCGAGCGAGCCTGCTCCGATCCCCATTCTCGGACCGGATATCATCGACCCGCGCCAGATGGACTTGATCCGTCGCCAGGCCGAGCTTGCGGCCCGCGGCGAACCGACATATGTGCGCGAGCTTCCGCCAGTCGTAAAGAAGGCGAAGGCGATCCCGAGCAAGGCGGTGAAGGCCGCTGCAACGGCCACGGCGTCTGACGGGGATGAAGATCCGCGCAAGGAAGAGATCCTTAAGCGTCGGCTTGCAGCTCTGGCTCGCAAGCGTGCGCGTGATGCTGCCAAGGCCAACTAG
- the iscX gene encoding Fe-S cluster assembly protein IscX: MLTWDASYEIALALREAHPDVDLERVGIEQLEQWVIALPDFSDDPAMANQGLLEAILRDWYEESSGV, from the coding sequence ATGTTGACGTGGGACGCGAGCTACGAAATTGCGCTTGCATTGAGGGAAGCGCATCCCGACGTGGATCTCGAGCGTGTTGGCATAGAGCAACTTGAGCAATGGGTCATCGCGTTGCCGGACTTTTCCGACGACCCTGCGATGGCCAATCAAGGTCTGTTGGAGGCGATCCTTCGGGATTGGTATGAGGAGAGCAGCGGTGTATGA
- a CDS encoding aldehyde dehydrogenase family protein — MTNLVKNYIGGRWVEGRSGQTFETSNPATLELIAPVVRSGAEDVADAVAAAKSAYQAWRLTPAPRRGELLFKLALILTERKDDLARLMTREMGKTLAETRGDVQEAIDMAYYMGGEGRRLKGYTAPVEMPNKFGMALRDSVGIVGLITPWNFPVAVPSWKMLPALVAGNTVVWKPSEDTPASSAMFVQAFIDAGFPAGVVNLVLGYGDAGAALTEHPDVRILSFTGSTTTGLAVYSKAAALGKKVTLEMGGKNAIIVLDDANLDLAVEAITWSAYGTTGQRCTACSRLIVQSGIRPKLAEALLAKAKTLVVGDGLKDGVTVGPLVNQKALEKVSSYMDVARQDGAQLLIGGGRDVDAGPGYFFQPTLFGGVTPTMRIAREEIFGPVLSMIEVGSLEEAVRVNNDSAYGLSSSIFTENVNKAFQAIRDLTTGIVYINHGTTGAEIQFPFGGTRGTGNGMREAGQAGLDSFTEWKSVYVDFSGRLQRAQIDTDAVLSGDLNGS; from the coding sequence ATGACAAACCTTGTCAAGAACTACATTGGTGGTCGCTGGGTAGAAGGCCGGTCCGGTCAGACGTTTGAGACGTCCAACCCGGCGACGCTGGAGTTGATCGCGCCTGTGGTTCGGAGCGGGGCAGAAGATGTCGCCGATGCGGTTGCTGCCGCGAAGTCCGCTTATCAAGCGTGGCGGTTGACACCGGCTCCACGGCGTGGAGAGCTACTGTTCAAGCTTGCGCTGATCCTCACCGAACGCAAGGACGACCTCGCGCGGTTGATGACTCGCGAGATGGGTAAGACATTGGCCGAGACCCGCGGCGACGTGCAGGAAGCCATCGACATGGCGTACTACATGGGCGGCGAGGGGCGGCGGCTCAAGGGCTATACAGCGCCCGTCGAAATGCCAAACAAGTTCGGCATGGCTCTTCGCGATTCGGTCGGAATCGTTGGCCTAATCACGCCGTGGAACTTCCCGGTCGCAGTGCCGAGCTGGAAGATGCTGCCCGCACTCGTCGCCGGCAACACGGTCGTTTGGAAGCCGAGTGAGGATACGCCAGCGTCTTCGGCGATGTTCGTGCAAGCGTTCATCGACGCCGGGTTTCCGGCTGGTGTCGTCAATCTCGTGCTTGGTTACGGCGATGCGGGTGCGGCGCTCACGGAACATCCCGACGTGCGCATCCTGTCGTTCACCGGCTCGACGACGACCGGGTTGGCCGTATATTCCAAAGCCGCCGCGCTGGGCAAGAAGGTCACGCTGGAAATGGGCGGCAAGAACGCCATCATCGTGCTGGACGACGCCAACCTCGATCTCGCGGTAGAAGCGATCACGTGGAGCGCGTACGGGACGACCGGCCAGCGCTGCACCGCGTGCAGCCGGTTGATCGTGCAGTCCGGTATTCGGCCGAAGCTGGCCGAGGCGCTGCTCGCCAAGGCGAAGACGCTGGTTGTCGGCGATGGCCTGAAGGACGGCGTCACGGTCGGGCCGCTGGTCAACCAGAAGGCGCTGGAGAAGGTGTCGTCGTACATGGACGTCGCCCGTCAAGACGGCGCGCAGCTGCTCATTGGCGGCGGACGCGACGTGGATGCGGGGCCGGGTTACTTCTTCCAGCCGACGCTGTTCGGCGGGGTGACGCCCACGATGCGGATTGCGCGCGAAGAGATCTTCGGGCCGGTGCTTTCGATGATCGAAGTCGGGTCGCTCGAAGAAGCGGTGCGGGTCAACAACGACTCGGCGTACGGGCTGTCGAGCAGTATCTTCACCGAGAACGTCAACAAGGCGTTTCAGGCGATCCGCGATCTAACGACTGGCATTGTGTACATCAACCACGGTACGACCGGAGCCGAGATTCAGTTCCCGTTCGGCGGTACGCGTGGCACAGGGAACGGAATGCGCGAGGCAGGGCAGGCCGGGCTGGACAGCTTCACTGAATGGAAGTCGGTCTATGTCGACTTTAGTGGACGACTTCAGCGCGCGCAGATCGATACGGATGCCGTTTTGTCCGGCGACTTGAACGGAAGTTGA
- a CDS encoding homoserine kinase, whose protein sequence is MLISRAEAFAPASMANLGVGFDILGLALDSGGDIVRAEWSETPGVTIASISGDGGRLPLEPTRNTAGIAAAAVLKMTGTQRGVSLSITKGLPLASGLGSSAASAVAGAVAVNALLGDPLSRRQLLPACLEGEAAVSGYHADNVGPSLLGGILLIAGTTPDTLFGLPVPASLVFAIVTPSVAVPTAEARAVLPQSVPLKTMIHQTAYAARVVDALHNGTIQQLAAAMEADIVVEPARKHLMPRLEECRAAAKATGAYGLVISGAGPTLAAVCDDREVAERVRTALIAVYDEVGMACDARVAAVHQRGAHVLSAGRENEL, encoded by the coding sequence ATGTTGATTTCTAGGGCAGAGGCCTTCGCCCCAGCCAGCATGGCGAACCTCGGAGTCGGGTTCGACATCCTCGGCTTGGCGCTCGATTCCGGCGGCGATATCGTGCGGGCCGAATGGTCCGAGACGCCGGGCGTCACGATCGCCTCGATTTCGGGCGATGGCGGCCGGCTTCCCCTCGAGCCAACCAGAAACACCGCAGGCATCGCTGCTGCTGCCGTGCTCAAGATGACCGGAACGCAACGGGGCGTTTCGCTGTCGATCACCAAGGGGCTCCCGCTGGCGAGCGGACTTGGAAGCAGTGCGGCAAGTGCTGTGGCCGGAGCCGTAGCTGTCAACGCCCTGCTGGGCGATCCACTGTCCCGCAGGCAGCTGCTTCCGGCATGCCTTGAGGGCGAGGCGGCCGTAAGCGGGTACCACGCCGACAATGTCGGTCCTTCGCTACTTGGCGGAATTCTGCTTATCGCTGGTACTACGCCTGACACGCTTTTCGGGTTGCCTGTGCCAGCGTCGCTCGTGTTTGCCATCGTTACGCCGAGCGTTGCGGTGCCGACGGCAGAGGCACGCGCAGTCCTTCCCCAGTCCGTACCTCTTAAGACGATGATTCATCAAACTGCGTACGCCGCGCGGGTCGTTGACGCGCTGCACAACGGCACCATTCAGCAGCTCGCGGCTGCGATGGAGGCCGACATCGTTGTTGAACCGGCTCGCAAGCACCTGATGCCGCGATTGGAGGAGTGCCGCGCGGCCGCGAAAGCCACCGGCGCCTACGGGCTGGTCATCAGCGGTGCGGGGCCGACGCTTGCCGCGGTGTGCGATGATCGCGAGGTGGCCGAGCGCGTCCGCACGGCGCTTATCGCGGTGTATGACGAAGTGGGGATGGCCTGCGACGCGCGAGTTGCGGCGGTGCATCAACGAGGCGCGCACGTCCTGTCAGCCGGGCGCGAGAACGAATTGTGA
- a CDS encoding threonine synthase — MDCERQYPIDAVIYVCDSCGGLLDVSHDLGALKSTATRELFDSRLGALDAPYNSGVWRYKDLIYPDIDDSLIVSRPEGNTNLYRQPSLAAWCGVDTLYLKHEGENPTGSFKDRGMTGGLTQARRLGMKRVACASTGNTSASLAAYAAFAGLEGIVFFQNKQVAVGKLAQAVAYGATGVRIDADFDKNLELVRTVSEALGIYVLNSVNPFRLEGQKSIMFEVLQQLKWNVPDWIVVPGGNLGNSSAFGKGLWELHHLGLIDRLPRIAIIQAEGASPLYEAYLRGFDRLIPQKADTIATAIKIGNPVNYAKAVRTIHWTNGVVESVTDQEIMDAKALIDASGIGCEPASGCSLAGTRKLVEAGIIQRGDTVVGILTGHVLKDPEAIINYHSDQLPHIRPAYPTRLYESGPSVEELSRILLREPANPLQPVRE, encoded by the coding sequence ATGGATTGTGAGCGACAATACCCAATCGACGCGGTCATCTACGTGTGCGACTCGTGCGGGGGACTGCTCGACGTCAGCCATGACCTCGGCGCGCTCAAGTCGACCGCGACTCGTGAGTTGTTCGACAGCCGGCTAGGCGCGCTCGACGCCCCGTACAACTCCGGTGTCTGGCGCTACAAGGATCTGATCTACCCCGACATCGACGACAGCTTGATCGTCAGCCGGCCCGAAGGCAACACGAACCTATACCGCCAGCCGAGCCTCGCCGCCTGGTGCGGCGTCGACACGCTGTATCTCAAGCACGAAGGCGAAAACCCGACCGGGTCGTTCAAGGACCGCGGCATGACCGGCGGCTTGACGCAAGCGCGCCGCTTGGGCATGAAGCGCGTCGCGTGCGCCAGCACCGGCAATACGTCAGCCTCGTTGGCGGCTTACGCGGCGTTTGCTGGCCTCGAAGGCATCGTGTTCTTCCAGAACAAGCAGGTGGCTGTCGGCAAGCTCGCGCAGGCCGTCGCGTATGGCGCGACCGGGGTGCGCATCGACGCCGACTTCGACAAGAACCTCGAGCTTGTACGCACCGTCTCAGAGGCGCTTGGTATTTACGTCCTCAACTCGGTCAACCCGTTCCGCCTCGAGGGCCAGAAGTCGATCATGTTCGAGGTGCTTCAGCAGTTGAAGTGGAACGTGCCGGACTGGATCGTCGTCCCCGGTGGAAACCTCGGCAACTCGTCGGCCTTCGGCAAAGGACTGTGGGAACTGCACCACCTTGGCCTGATCGACCGCCTGCCCCGCATCGCCATTATTCAGGCAGAGGGGGCGTCGCCGCTTTACGAGGCTTACCTCCGTGGCTTCGACCGCCTGATCCCGCAGAAAGCCGACACCATCGCTACGGCGATCAAGATCGGCAACCCGGTCAACTACGCAAAAGCCGTGCGTACGATCCACTGGACGAACGGGGTGGTCGAATCCGTCACCGACCAAGAGATCATGGACGCCAAGGCGCTGATCGACGCGTCGGGCATCGGCTGCGAACCTGCCTCGGGGTGTTCCCTTGCCGGGACCCGCAAGCTGGTCGAGGCGGGGATCATTCAACGCGGCGACACGGTCGTCGGCATCCTGACCGGTCATGTGTTGAAGGATCCGGAAGCGATCATCAACTATCACAGCGATCAGCTTCCGCACATTCGCCCGGCCTACCCCACCCGCCTATACGAAAGCGGGCCGTCCGTCGAAGAACTTTCGCGCATTCTGCTGCGCGAACCGGCCAATCCGCTTCAGCCTGTGCGCGAGTAG
- a CDS encoding aminotransferase class I/II-fold pyridoxal phosphate-dependent enzyme has product MVDVSLEQIADDNTNDETRPGASTRAVHAGVARQKAHHSLNSPVVQTATYTFRDTQDLIDFMESKVWGEGEAREEYGRYGNPTVHAVERRIAALDGAEDSVLFASGMSAVTSLLLTVLPTGSHIVMTSDCYRRTRQFCNTFLARLGIETTVVECGDYDALDAAVIPRRTRFIISESPTNPYLRVADMKAIAEVGKRHRVMSLIDSTFATPVNQRPIEWGIDFVVHSATKYLSGHNDILAGVVSGRADRIKALRDSRGVLGGVVDPHNAYLLERGIKTLGIRVRQQNETALAVARYLEQHPRIERVWYPGLESHPDYRIAVEQMSGYGGVISFEVAGDLKTTSRFIDALRIPFIAPSLGGVESLIEQPALMSFYEKTTEERLALGIKDNLVRFAVGIEDANDVLADLEQALGSV; this is encoded by the coding sequence ATGGTGGATGTGAGCTTGGAACAGATCGCAGACGACAACACGAACGACGAAACCCGACCCGGCGCGAGCACCCGAGCGGTGCATGCAGGGGTGGCGAGGCAAAAGGCGCATCACAGCCTTAATTCGCCGGTTGTCCAAACGGCAACGTACACCTTTCGCGATACCCAGGACCTGATCGATTTCATGGAAAGTAAGGTCTGGGGCGAAGGCGAGGCGCGCGAGGAGTACGGGCGTTACGGCAACCCGACGGTGCACGCTGTGGAACGGCGCATCGCGGCCCTCGATGGCGCTGAAGACTCGGTTTTGTTCGCCTCCGGCATGTCGGCCGTGACATCGCTGCTGCTGACCGTGCTGCCGACGGGGTCGCATATCGTCATGACAAGCGACTGCTACCGCCGGACTCGCCAGTTCTGCAATACGTTCCTTGCCCGGCTCGGCATCGAGACGACGGTGGTGGAGTGTGGCGACTACGACGCGCTGGACGCTGCGGTGATCCCACGGCGCACGCGGTTCATCATCAGCGAATCGCCCACGAACCCGTACCTGCGCGTCGCGGACATGAAGGCGATCGCGGAGGTCGGCAAGCGTCACCGCGTGATGTCGCTGATTGACAGCACGTTTGCGACGCCGGTCAATCAGCGGCCGATCGAGTGGGGGATCGATTTCGTCGTGCACAGCGCGACCAAGTACCTCAGCGGCCACAACGACATTCTTGCCGGTGTCGTAAGCGGGCGGGCGGATCGCATCAAGGCGCTGCGAGACAGCCGCGGGGTACTCGGCGGTGTGGTCGATCCGCACAATGCGTATCTGTTGGAACGCGGGATCAAGACGCTTGGAATCCGGGTGCGGCAGCAGAACGAGACCGCACTCGCCGTGGCACGCTACCTGGAGCAGCATCCGCGCATCGAACGCGTGTGGTATCCCGGTCTGGAGTCGCACCCGGATTATCGGATTGCCGTTGAGCAGATGTCCGGCTACGGCGGCGTCATTAGTTTCGAGGTGGCCGGCGACCTGAAGACGACGTCACGCTTCATCGACGCGCTGCGGATCCCGTTCATCGCGCCAAGCCTTGGCGGTGTGGAGAGCCTGATCGAGCAGCCTGCGTTGATGAGCTTCTACGAAAAGACGACCGAAGAACGACTGGCTCTTGGCATCAAGGACAATCTGGTGCGGTTTGCCGTGGGAATCGAAGACGCCAACGACGTGCTCGCCGATCTCGAACAGGCGTTAGGCTCGGTCTAG
- a CDS encoding FAD-dependent oxidoreductase, translating into MTLSWLVVGAGIHGMHAALQLVARGRVPHAEIRILDPHETPLHVWTSTTRAVGMSYLRSPSVHNLHWDQGSLNLYARVQRRDNATEYIAPYSRPSLSLFNAHASHVIAKHRLDFLLECGTVHNLRKVGTTWIAETERGTLQSRNVVLALGRSNQPDWPGWARPFRGTGRIVHAFERYHPPPAAGETTVIVGGGLTAVQIAAFFARDGSGRVVLIHRRPFRVHDFDADVGWMNPIHLRGFAHVPSWIERRRIISEARHRGSITADVAERLRTFQADGLIDVIQSEVQGLQDVDSMLALHTDAGPVLADRIILATGFERRRPGGPLIDSLVYDHGLPVAEDGYPIPSLALRWAPGLYVMGALAELQVGPAANNIVGARLAAQRILSDL; encoded by the coding sequence ATGACTCTTTCGTGGCTCGTTGTCGGCGCGGGAATCCACGGCATGCACGCCGCCTTGCAGCTCGTCGCGCGCGGGCGCGTTCCCCACGCCGAGATTCGCATTCTTGACCCGCACGAAACGCCGCTGCATGTGTGGACATCCACGACTCGTGCGGTCGGAATGTCGTACCTGCGGTCGCCTTCCGTACACAACCTGCATTGGGATCAAGGCTCGCTCAACCTGTACGCCCGCGTCCAGCGCCGCGACAACGCGACCGAATACATCGCGCCCTATTCGCGTCCGTCATTGTCTCTGTTCAACGCGCATGCGTCGCACGTTATCGCAAAACACCGGCTCGACTTTCTGCTGGAGTGCGGAACAGTTCACAATCTGCGAAAGGTCGGTACCACGTGGATCGCCGAGACTGAGCGCGGCACACTGCAGTCGCGCAACGTGGTGCTTGCGCTCGGCCGTTCCAATCAACCCGATTGGCCAGGTTGGGCGAGGCCGTTTCGCGGCACCGGCCGCATTGTTCACGCGTTCGAGCGCTATCATCCCCCACCGGCTGCCGGCGAGACGACGGTCATCGTCGGCGGCGGACTCACCGCCGTACAGATTGCGGCGTTCTTCGCGCGCGACGGTTCGGGCCGTGTAGTGCTCATCCACCGGCGTCCGTTCCGCGTGCATGACTTCGATGCCGACGTCGGCTGGATGAACCCGATCCACCTACGTGGGTTCGCACACGTGCCATCTTGGATCGAGCGGCGGCGGATCATTAGCGAGGCGCGCCACCGTGGATCGATCACGGCAGACGTGGCCGAACGACTTCGCACGTTTCAAGCAGACGGGCTGATCGACGTGATCCAGTCGGAAGTTCAGGGCCTACAGGACGTGGACTCGATGCTGGCTCTGCATACCGATGCCGGACCCGTATTGGCCGACCGCATCATACTGGCGACCGGATTCGAACGGCGCCGACCCGGTGGTCCCCTGATCGACTCCCTTGTCTACGATCATGGGCTTCCCGTAGCCGAGGACGGCTATCCGATCCCGTCCCTCGCCTTGCGCTGGGCGCCGGGACTGTACGTCATGGGCGCACTCGCCGAGCTTCAGGTCGGGCCAGCAGCCAACAACATCGTTGGCGCGCGCCTCGCCGCCCAGCGCATCCTCTCGGACCTGTAG
- a CDS encoding ABC transporter ATP-binding protein: MNDTRQAVGRDERGHPLIRLLRYAGAYRRRAAAATLFSVLNKLFDLAPPVLIGAAVDIVVQQEASFLGRAGITDTFTQLLVLAVITAVVWILESLFEYIHSIYWRNLAQAVEHDIRVDTYRHIQSLELAYFEDQSTGGLMSILNDDVNQLERFLDTGANYIIQVVTSITLIGILFFSTAGAVAWLAVIPMPFIVMGSLWFQRRLATRYAAVREQVGILNGQLNNNLSGIATIKSYTAESYEVERISEESDIYRERNRSAIALSSAFVPLIRMFIVTGFIAIMIFGGRLALAGELEVATYSILVFMTQRLLWPLTSLGQMFDQYQRAMASIKRILNLLQTKPVIVDGANGLPTEGVTGAVAFEDVTFRYSSGGDVLTDLSFAIKAGQTAALVGPTGAGKSTIIKLLLRLYDVTSGAVTLEGHDVRTLRLSDVRQAIGYVSQDVFLFHGTVRENITYGTFDATDEQIVAAAKVAEAHEFIMALPSGYDTIVGERGQKLSGGQRQRISIARAVLKNPPVLVFDEATSSVDNETEAAIQRSLEKLAVGRTVIVIAHRLSTVRNADVVFVIEGGRLAELGTHDTLVRSGGLYAALWRVQMGERSSAAD; this comes from the coding sequence ATGAACGATACACGTCAAGCCGTCGGTCGCGACGAGCGGGGACACCCGCTAATAAGATTGCTCCGTTACGCCGGTGCGTATCGCAGGCGTGCGGCGGCGGCAACTCTATTCTCGGTCCTGAACAAGCTGTTCGATTTGGCGCCACCGGTCCTGATCGGGGCTGCCGTAGACATCGTCGTGCAGCAGGAAGCGTCGTTCCTCGGTCGAGCAGGCATTACCGATACGTTCACGCAGCTCCTCGTGCTCGCCGTGATAACGGCCGTCGTGTGGATCCTCGAGTCGCTCTTCGAGTACATCCATTCGATCTACTGGCGCAATCTGGCGCAGGCGGTCGAGCACGACATCCGGGTTGACACATATCGGCACATTCAGAGCCTCGAACTGGCGTACTTTGAGGATCAGAGCACAGGCGGCCTGATGTCGATTCTCAATGACGACGTGAATCAGCTCGAACGGTTCCTCGATACCGGCGCCAATTACATCATTCAAGTCGTGACCAGCATCACGCTAATCGGGATCCTGTTCTTCTCGACGGCGGGGGCCGTGGCGTGGCTCGCCGTCATTCCAATGCCGTTTATCGTAATGGGTTCACTGTGGTTCCAGCGCCGGCTCGCAACACGTTATGCCGCCGTGCGCGAACAGGTTGGTATCCTCAACGGCCAGCTCAACAACAATCTGTCCGGAATCGCGACCATCAAGAGCTATACGGCCGAGTCGTATGAGGTCGAACGGATCAGCGAAGAGAGCGACATCTACCGCGAGCGTAACCGCAGTGCGATCGCGCTGAGTTCGGCGTTCGTGCCTTTGATCCGAATGTTCATCGTCACCGGGTTCATCGCCATCATGATATTTGGCGGACGCTTGGCGCTGGCGGGCGAGCTCGAAGTGGCCACCTACAGCATACTCGTGTTTATGACGCAGAGATTGCTGTGGCCCCTGACGTCGCTGGGGCAAATGTTCGACCAGTATCAGCGGGCCATGGCGTCGATCAAGCGCATCCTGAACCTGCTGCAAACGAAACCGGTGATCGTCGATGGGGCAAACGGCCTGCCGACCGAAGGGGTAACCGGCGCGGTGGCGTTCGAAGATGTGACGTTCCGGTACTCCAGCGGTGGCGATGTTCTGACTGACCTGTCATTCGCCATCAAGGCGGGGCAGACTGCCGCGCTTGTCGGGCCGACGGGCGCCGGCAAAAGCACGATCATCAAGCTGCTGCTGCGTCTCTACGACGTGACGTCAGGCGCGGTTACACTAGAGGGGCACGACGTTCGAACGTTGAGGCTGTCCGACGTGCGACAGGCCATCGGGTATGTCAGTCAGGACGTGTTCTTGTTCCACGGGACGGTGCGCGAAAACATCACATACGGGACGTTCGACGCGACTGACGAACAGATCGTCGCGGCCGCCAAAGTCGCCGAGGCGCACGAGTTCATCATGGCGCTGCCGAGCGGATACGACACGATTGTCGGCGAGCGCGGCCAGAAACTGAGCGGCGGTCAACGTCAACGCATCTCCATTGCGCGTGCCGTGCTGAAGAATCCGCCCGTGCTGGTGTTCGACGAGGCGACCTCGAGTGTCGACAACGAGACCGAGGCGGCGATCCAGCGTTCGCTGGAGAAGCTGGCTGTCGGGCGCACGGTAATCGTGATCGCACATCGCCTGTCGACCGTTCGCAACGCCGACGTCGTGTTCGTCATCGAGGGTGGCCGGTTGGCTGAACTGGGTACGCACGACACGCTTGTTCGAAGCGGCGGCCTTTACGCGGCGTTGTGGCGGGTTCAGATGGGCGAGCGGAGCAGCGCTGCCGATTAG
- the upp gene encoding uracil phosphoribosyltransferase has product MENVFVSQHPLVKHKLTALRDVQTPPRDFRDLVRELSMLLCYEATQDLPGIVRSVQTPLATAEGYRCADVGVVPILRAGLGMLEGVMAMLPSVQVWHIGMRRDEETLQPITYYNRLPSQSHMNFCIVLDPMLATGGTAVAAVTLLKNAGITRIKYMGLIAAPEGVEALHSAHPDVKIHVGAVDSHLNERGFIVPGLGDAGDRQFGT; this is encoded by the coding sequence ATGGAAAACGTGTTTGTCTCGCAGCATCCGCTTGTCAAGCACAAGCTGACTGCGTTGCGCGACGTGCAGACGCCCCCGCGCGACTTCCGCGACCTCGTGCGCGAGCTGTCGATGCTGCTGTGCTACGAAGCGACACAGGACTTGCCGGGAATCGTGCGCTCGGTGCAAACTCCACTTGCGACGGCTGAAGGCTACCGATGCGCGGATGTCGGTGTGGTGCCGATCTTGCGCGCCGGCCTCGGGATGCTCGAAGGGGTCATGGCCATGCTGCCAAGCGTGCAGGTGTGGCACATCGGCATGCGGCGAGACGAGGAAACCCTTCAGCCGATCACGTACTACAACCGCCTACCGAGCCAATCGCACATGAACTTCTGCATCGTGCTCGACCCGATGCTCGCTACCGGCGGTACGGCTGTCGCGGCGGTTACGCTGCTGAAGAATGCCGGCATCACGCGGATCAAGTACATGGGCCTCATCGCCGCACCGGAAGGCGTCGAGGCGCTGCACAGCGCGCATCCCGACGTGAAGATCCATGTGGGCGCCGTCGACTCCCACTTGAACGAGCGCGGCTTTATCGTCCCAGGGCTAGGGGACGCCGGCGATCGGCAGTTCGGGACGTAA
- the ruvB gene encoding Holliday junction branch migration DNA helicase RuvB — translation MSEERLVSGGLKRDERENAALRPKYLREMVGQDRVRENLSIIIEAARMRKEPLDHTLFYGPPGLGKTSLAHVMANEMATNIRITSGPSIERAGDLAAILTNLKAGDILFIDEVHRLGRAVEEILYPAMEDFALDIVIGKGPAAKNVRLRLPRFTVIGATTQLALLAAPLRDRFGARFRLDYYDLPALEHIIKRAAEMLHVDVKPPGLSEIARRSRGTPRIALRLLRRVRDYAQTRAEGIITGPVAGEALELLEIDQLGLDDIDRRMMRAIIEKFGGGPVGLNTVAAAISEDQSTIENVYEPFLIQLGFIARTPRGRVAMPAAYEHLGVPIPPTAPAPPDQPSLF, via the coding sequence ATGTCTGAAGAGCGGTTGGTGAGCGGCGGCTTGAAGCGAGACGAACGCGAAAACGCCGCGCTCCGCCCTAAGTACCTGCGCGAGATGGTCGGCCAAGACCGCGTGCGGGAGAATCTGTCGATCATCATCGAGGCGGCGCGCATGCGCAAAGAGCCGCTCGATCACACCTTGTTCTACGGCCCGCCCGGCCTCGGCAAGACGTCGCTGGCGCACGTTATGGCCAACGAGATGGCGACCAATATCCGTATTACCTCCGGCCCGAGCATCGAACGCGCCGGGGATCTCGCCGCGATCCTCACCAACCTTAAGGCGGGGGACATCCTGTTCATCGACGAAGTGCATCGGCTTGGCCGTGCCGTCGAGGAGATTCTGTATCCCGCGATGGAAGACTTCGCGCTGGACATCGTGATCGGCAAGGGCCCGGCGGCTAAGAACGTTCGTCTGCGGCTTCCGCGTTTCACGGTGATCGGCGCAACGACCCAGTTAGCGCTCTTGGCAGCCCCGCTGCGTGATCGATTCGGCGCGCGGTTTCGCCTCGACTACTATGACCTTCCCGCGCTGGAACATATCATCAAGCGGGCCGCCGAAATGCTGCATGTCGATGTCAAGCCACCGGGTTTAAGCGAGATAGCCCGCCGTTCGCGCGGGACGCCGCGCATTGCCTTGCGACTGCTGCGGCGCGTGCGCGATTATGCCCAGACGCGTGCCGAAGGGATTATTACCGGCCCGGTCGCCGGAGAGGCACTTGAGCTGCTGGAGATCGACCAACTTGGGCTGGATGACATCGACAGGCGCATGATGCGCGCGATTATCGAGAAATTTGGCGGCGGTCCGGTTGGCCTCAACACGGTCGCGGCGGCGATCAGCGAAGATCAGTCGACCATCGAGAACGTCTATGAACCGTTCTTGATTCAGCTTGGCTTCATCGCACGGACCCCGCGCGGACGCGTCGCTATGCCCGCCGCCTACGAACATCTCGGCGTACCCATTCCGCCGACCGCCCCTGCTCCACCGGATCAACCCAGCTTGTTCTAA